In the genome of Tissierellales bacterium, one region contains:
- a CDS encoding GerMN domain-containing protein, producing the protein MRKLIKVLFVLVIMSSIVGCVQSEKIEESDDNYPIISPFTGNYGETTKIYFPKKNENKLSAEERLIENRNKSYEEIVLDELLKGPESSEYRNIIPSGLEVLSVNVIGQIAYLNFSDEFIKTPYNESEELLLVYSIVNTMAELDKVTRVQFLVNGDRAEFINKYIQLSEPLDPSQFIQNTEVQTPSMVIREYYRKYREGQIVTEYHSDENTEVENSISKDEMWNMEIQDISYNKYSSKMNVKVELKKANEKIIQNIDLVYEKDRGFKIVKIED; encoded by the coding sequence ATGAGAAAATTAATTAAAGTCTTATTTGTTCTGGTGATTATGAGCTCAATTGTAGGATGTGTTCAATCAGAAAAAATAGAGGAGAGCGATGATAATTATCCCATTATTAGTCCCTTTACGGGCAATTATGGAGAAACTACTAAAATTTATTTTCCAAAGAAAAATGAAAATAAGCTTAGCGCAGAAGAGAGGCTTATAGAAAATAGAAATAAATCATATGAGGAAATAGTTTTAGATGAGTTATTAAAAGGGCCAGAGAGCAGTGAATACAGAAATATCATACCTAGTGGATTAGAGGTATTATCGGTAAATGTAATAGGTCAGATTGCATATTTAAACTTTAGTGACGAATTTATAAAGACTCCTTATAACGAAAGTGAAGAATTACTTTTGGTTTATTCTATAGTAAATACTATGGCTGAATTAGACAAGGTAACTAGGGTGCAATTTTTAGTAAATGGAGATAGAGCAGAATTTATAAACAAATACATTCAATTATCTGAGCCTCTTGATCCAAGTCAGTTTATTCAAAATACAGAGGTACAAACACCTTCTATGGTTATTCGGGAATATTATAGAAAGTATAGAGAGGGGCAAATTGTAACAGAGTATCACAGTGATGAAAATACTGAGGTTGAGAATTCTATTAGCAAAGATGAAATGTGGAATATGGAAATTCAGGATATAAGTTACAACAAATATAGTTCCAAAATGAATGTGAAAGTTGAATTAAAAAAAGCTAATGAAAAAATAATACAGAATATAGATTTGGTTTATGAAAAAGATAGGGGATTTAAAATAGTAAAAATAGAAGATTAG